The Clostridium sp. DL-VIII DNA window GTTACTTCCTAATTGTGATCCGGTACATGAAATAAGTGTGATTCCAAGAGGTAGAGCTGGTGGATATACAATGCATCTTCCTAAAGAAGATACCTCTTATACATCAAAATCAAAATTAGAAGACGAAATGGTTGGACTTTTAGGTGGAAGAGTAGCTGAAAAGCTAATTATGGGAGATATAAGTACTGGTGCTAAGAATGATATTGATAGAGCAAGTCATATAGCTAGAAGCATGGTGATGGATTATGGGATGAGTGATGAAATTGGAGCTATATCTTATAATACACCAGGTCATGATGAGGTTTTCCTTGGAAGAGACTTAGGAAAAGGAAGAGATTTTAGTGAGGAGATAGGCTCAAAGATAGATAAGGAAATAAAGCGATTTATAGACGAAGCTTATGATAAGGCAAGCAATTTATTGAAAGAAAATGTGAATAAGTTACATGCAGTTGCGCAGGCCTTAATTGAAAAAGAAAAACTTGATTCAGAAGAGTTTGAGGAAATATTTGTAAATAATTAACTGCTGCAGAGTAGTTTAGATAATGCATTATGTATATTTTATATGTAATGCATTATTTTTTATATTCTTAATAATATAAGTTCTCGAGTTTAGAATTTTTTATCTTATAAAGGTTAAAAATATATGTAGAGAAGTTATAAAAATTTTATTCGACATTAATACGAATATTTAAACTAAATTTGCATTAATTATTCGAAAATAACTTTTATTGCAGAAAGCGAAATGATATAATGTAAATACAGTAAATGATTTTTGGTTAATATTAGGAGGAAGCTTAAATGAAAAGTGACATTCAAATTGCACAAGAAGCAAAGATGGAGCCAATAAGAAATATAGCTGAGAAATTAGGTCTTTGTGAAGATGATATTGAATATTATGGAAAGTATAAATGCAAAATATCATTGGAAGTATATAATAAAGTAAAAAATAATAAGGATGGAAAATTAGTTTTAGTAACAGCTATAAATCCAACTCCAGCAGGAGAAGGAAAATCAACAGTTACGGTAGGATTAGGGCAAGCGTTAAATAAGCTTGGTAAGAATGCTGTAATAGCATTAAGAGAACCATCATTAGGACCAGTTTTTGGAATTAAGGGGGGAGCTGCAGGTGGTGGATATGCACAAGTAGTTCCGATGGAGGATATTAATCTTCATTTTACAGGAGATATGCATGCAATTACATCTGCTAATAATTTATTGTGTGCAGCAATAGACAATCATATACATCAAGGAAATGTATTAAGAATTGATTCAAGAAGAATAGTTTTCAAAAGAGTTATGGATATGAACGATAGAGCACTTCGACACATTGTTGTTGGAATGGGTGGAAAAGTTAATGGATTTGTTAGAGAAGATGGATTTAATATAACTGTTGCATCAGAAATAATGGCTATATTATGTTTAGCAAGCGATTTAGAGGATTTGAAGGAAAGAATGGGTAACATTGTAATTGCTTATAATCTAGATGGAAATCCTGTTTATGCTAAAGAATTAGAGGTTCAAGGTGCTATGGCATTATTGATGAAAGATGCAATTAAACCTAATCTAGTTCAAACATTAGAAAATACTCCAGCATTAATACATGGAGGACCATTTGCTAATATCGCACATGGATGTAATTCTATAATGGCAACTAAACTAGCATTAAAGCTTGGAGAAGTAGCTGTAACTGAAGCGGGATTTGGTGCTGATCTAGGAGCTGAAAAGTTTTTTGATATTAAATGTAGATATGGGAATTTAAAACCAGAATGTGTTGTTATAGTTGCAACAATAAGAGCATTAAAGCACCATGGTGGAATAGCATTAAGTGAACTAAATGCTCCGAATGTGGATGCGTTAGAAAAAGGAATAACTAATTTAGAAAAACAAATAGAAAACATTAAAAAGTTTAAAGTTACACCTGTGGTAGCTATAAATAAGTTTATTACAGATAGCGATGAAGAGGTAGAATTCATTAAAGCTTTTTGCAATAAAATAGGTGTTAAGGTAGCGTTAAGTGATGTATGGGCTAAAGGCGGAGAAGGTGGAATTGAACTTGGAAATATCGTATTAGACATTTTAGATAACAATGACGCTGAGTTTGCACCAATTTATAATGAGAAAGAGTCTATACAAGAAAAAATATTTACTATTGCTAAGGAAATTTACGGAGCTGATAAAGTTAATTACACACCAGCAGCTAAGAAGCAAGTTGCAGAGTTAGAGAAATTTGAGTTAGATAAATTGCCTATATGTATGGCAAAAACACAATATTCTTTATCAGATAATCCTAATCTTTTGGGTAGACCACAAGGATTTGAGATTACAGTCAAAGAAGTGAGAGTATCTAATGGAGCTGGTTTTATAGTAGTTCAAACTGGAGATATAATGACTATGCCTGGACTTCCAAAAGTGCCAGCGGCAAATAAGATGGATGTACTAAAGAGTGGAGAAATAATTGGCTTATTCTAAAATGATTTTTTTCATACACCTTAACTCTTGACAAATTAATTAAAATTGATAAAATTATATTGTTATTTTTAAATGGATTTCTAAATTAAGGCAGCTCTTTGGGCTGCTTTTAATTTAACTATATTAAGGTGGTGCTTTCTATGATCTTACTTGTTGATGCAGGTAATACTAATATTGTTTTGGGAGTACATGATGGAAAAGGTTACATAGCTAGTTGGCGTATTTCAAGTGAAGCAAATAAAACTTCAGATGAGTATAGTATACAAGTTATGCAATTATTTAATTTAAACAACATTGATCCGAAAGAGATTACTGGAGTTATCGTTTCTTCCGTAGTTCCCAATATAATGCATTCTTTAGAGAATATGTTAAGAAAATGCTTTTGTCATGAACCTATAATAGTTGGACCAGGAATAAAAACAGGAATAAACATTAAATATGATAATCCTAAAGAAGTTGGAGCTGATAGAATAGTAAATGCTGTTGCAGCATATGAAATTTATAAGAGGTCAGTAATAATAATAGATTTTGGAACAGCTACAACTTTTTGTGCTGTGAGAGCTAATGGTGATTATCTTGGGGGATGCATATGTCCAGGAATAAGAATTTCGGCAGATGCCTTATTTGAAAGAGCTGCTAAGCTTCCTAGGGTAGAATTAGAAATGCCTAAAAATATGATTTGCAAAAATACAGTATCAAGTATGCAGGCAGGTATTTTATTTGGATATATTGGGCAAGTTGAATATATAGTTAAAAAGATGAAAAAAGAGATGAAAAATTCTAAATATAAAGAAGAACCTTTTGTATTAGCAACAGGTGGATTGGCTAATCTAATAGCTAAGGGAACTGATGTGATAGACAAGGTTGATTCAGAATTAACATTGGAAGGATTAAAATTACTTTATGAAAAAAACAATGAAGTAGAGAATACTGAAAAGTAAGAATTAAAAAGCAAGGAGTACATTCTAGATGAAAATAGGAAACTTGACCTTTGAGAATAATATATTTTTGGCACCAATGGCTGGTGTAACAGATATATCATTCAGAGGACTATGTAAAGAAATGGGATGTGGATTAGTTTATACTGAAATGGTTAGCGCAAAAGCTTTATATTACGGAAGCGAGAACACACAGGCCTTACTTAGAATTGCAGATGAAGAGAAACCAGTAGCGGCTCAGATATTTGGAAGAGAACCAGAAATAATGGCTGATATCTGTGAAAAATATTTAAATAGTAGAGAAGATATTTGTATTATTGATATAAATATGGGATGTCCCGCACCTAAAATTGTTAAAAATGGAGAAGGATCCGCGTTAATGATGGAACCCGACCTTGCTTATCAAATTGTGAAGGCAATAAAGAAAGTATCAACAAAACCTGTTACTGTAAAGTTTAGAAAGGGATTTGATGATGACAATGTCAATGCAGTGGAATTTGCAAAGGGAATGGAACAAGCAGGAGTTGATGCAATTGCTGTTCATGGACGAACTAGAAAACAAATGTATCAAGGAGTTGCTGATTGGGATATAATAAAAAAGGTTAAAGATAGTGTTTCTATTCCTGTAATAGGGAATGGAGATGTGTTTTCAGCAAATGATGCTATTAAATTAAAGCGACTAACCAATTGCGATGGAATAATGGTTGCAAGAGGAAGTCAAGGAAACCCATGGATATTTAAACAGATAGTGAAGGCCTTAAAGGGTGAGCAAATAGAAGAAATTTCGAATAAGGAAAAAATTGAAATGTGCCTCAAGCATTATGCTTTAGCACTTAAATATGATGGAGAGTTCAAGGCAATAAGAGAAATGCGTAAACATGCTTCATGGTATTTAAAAGGGCTTCCAAGAAGTGCAGAGATTAAGAATGTAATTAATAGCCAAAGTGATAGTAAAGAAGTAATTAGAATTTTGAAAAAATATAAAGAAGAAATATAGAGCAAAATAATATTAGAATAAATTATGAGATTTTATCATATTATTAATATTCAGAAGAATGTAATATATGTTGCAGTTAGTTTTATGAAATTTATATCCTAGTATTTACTTAACTTACAACCATACTAAATGTAATTTTAATATTGCAATATATATTATATAAAGTAAATAAAATTTTTCAGCATATACTACTATTAAATATATCTTATAACATATATTTAATAGGGTTACTTAACCTAAGTCAGTTGTGAATTTTATAAGGTAAATCAAAGTTTAACGGCATAAATTGCTTGAGGATAGGATTTATTGACATATCAAATATGCTGATTTATAATTAGTTAAATGATTTTGAGGTTAAAAGTTTACTTTGCACTATTTCAAAATTTAATTTAATTATTTTATTGAAGTACAACATTTTAATAATATTGATTGTCTAAATTGATTCGCGTAATGCTTAATTTAAGATGAATTCAATGAATACGATTATTAAAATAATAAATATATAAGGTTTTAAAGGGGAGTTAAAGTATATGAGCCAATCAAAACAATATGTAATGACTTATGAAGGTGTTAAAAAGTTAGAAACTGAACTTGAATATTTAAAAACTGTAAAAAGAAAAGAAATAACTGAAAAAATAAAAATTGCTTTAGGATATGGAGACTTAAGTGAAAACTCTGAATATGATGAAGCTAAAAACGACCAAGCATTTACAGAAGGAAGAATAATTCAATTAGAAAATATGTTAAAGAATGCAGTTGTCGTTGATGAATCTGAAATTCCAAGTGATATTGTATCAGTTGGATCAAAAGTTAAAGTTAAAGATTATGAATTTGATGAAGAAGTTGAATATTCAATAGTGGGTTCAGCGGAAGCAGATCCTATGAATTTTAAAATATCAAACGAATCACCGGTTGGTAACGCCTTAGTTGGGAAAAAAGTTGGTGACATAGTGGAAGTAATAATTCCTGATGGAGTGAACAAGTTTGAGATTTTAGAAATAAGTAGAAGTTAATTGGAGGTACAATATGTCAACAGAAGAAATGAGTATGCAGGAGTTAGAATCTCAATACAGTGAACAAGAAGGACTTCGAAGAGCTAAATTAACAGAGTTACAGAATGCAGGGAAAGATCCTTTTGATGTTTATAAAATTAATAGAACTCATACATCAGAAGAAGTTAAAGCTAATTATGATGAGTTAGAAGGTAAGGAAGTAACTGTTGTAGGAAGAATAATGTCTAAAAGAGGTCAAGGAAAAGTAGTCTTTTCAGATATACATGATATTGATGGGAAAATACAATTATTCTTAAAAATAGATAAGGTAGGGGAAGAAAACTTAAAGCAATATAAGACACTTGATTTAGGAGATTGGGTAGCAGTAACTGGAGAAGTATTCAAAACAAAAACAGAAGAAGTAACAGTAAATGCTAATACTTTTGAATTGATTTGTAAATCCTTAAAACCACTTCCAGAAAAGTGGCATGGATTAAAGGATCCAGATTTAAGATATAGACAAAGAGAAGTAGATATAATTACTAATCCGGAAGTAAAAACTACATTTATAAAGAGAAGTAAGATTATATCTGCAATGAGAGAATTCTTGGATAATAAAGGATTTTTGGAAGTAGAAACTCCAATTCTTTCCCCAATAGCAGGAGGTGCTGCTGCAAGACCATTTATAACTCATCACAATACTTTAGATATGGATATGTATTTAAGAATTGCAACTGAATTATATCTTAAGAGACTAATAGTTGCCGGATTTGAAAAAGTATATGAAATAGGTAGAAATTTCAGAAATGAAGGTATGGACGTAAGACATAATCCAGAATTTACTGCAATTGAATTATATGAAGCATACTCAGATTATAATGATATGATGGAAATAACAGAAAATATGGTTGCATATATTTGTGAAAAAATAAATGGAACAACTAAAGTTACTTATCAAGGAACAGAAATAGACTTTGCTCCACCATGGAGAAGAGTAACTATGGTAGATGTTGTTAAGGAACATGCAGGTGTAGACTTTAATGAAATTAAGTCAAATGAAGAAGCTCAAGCTATAGCTAAAGAAAAGCATTTAGAATTTGCTAAGCCTTTAGAGACAGTTACAAAAGGTGATGTATTAAATGCTTTATATGAAGAATTTGGTGAAGCTAATATGATTCAACCTACATTTGTAATGGATTATCCAGTTGAAATATCACCTCTTACAAAAAAGAAAAGAGGAAATCCAGAATTTACTGAAAGATTTGAAGGCTTTGTATTTGGTAGAGAACTTTGCAATGCATATTCAGAATTAAATGATCCAATAGTTCAAAGACAAAGATTTGAGCAACAAGCTAAGGAAAGAGAATTAGGTGATGATGAAGCATATTTATTAGATGAGCAGTTCATGAGTGCTCTTGAAACAGGTATGCCGCCTACAGGTGGAATGGGAATGGGTATAGACAGACTTATAATGTTCTTAACTGATTCAGCATCAATTAGAGACGTTATACTATTCCCAACAATGAGACCACAAAAGTAATATAGATCTTTAAAAGTTTAGATACAGAGTAAAAAGGTTCATGTGTGCTCCTAGTTGGGTATGGCATGAACTTTTTTATTCTGTATTGTTATAATATGCTTACTTGAGTTTGCTTCATATCTTACTGACTATAAACAATTTAGTTTTAGCAATTATAAGATATGTTACCTAAAATAATTAATTATAAATTTATTAAAAACGCTTGCATAATTTCAAAAAGCTGATATAATAGATTAAGTAATGACGTTCCGCGATAGCTCAATGGTGGAGCACTCGGCTGTTAACCGATAGGTTGGAGGTTCGAGTCCTCTTCGCGGAGCCATTTTTTTATTTAAAAATAATATTTGATAAAGAATTAGAGTGGAAGTATTTTCTGCTCTTTTGTTTTATTAAGAAATAATATAATATTTATGTTAATATGTTTATTATGATAATTAATGTATTGAATTAAATGATTATGTTAGGTTATTTTTATTGTTTTTACTTAAATTTTCATTATAGCTGAAGCTAGAGAAAAACATTGGTTTCTGAATTATAAGAAAAATAAAATCAGACAAATGATAAAAAATGAAAAATAGGGTTGCATAATTTTAAAAAGCTGATATAATAGACTAAGTAATGACGTTCCGCGATAGCTCAATGGTGGAGCACTCGGCTGTTAACCGATAGGTTGGAGGTTCGAGTCCTCTTCGCGGAGCCATTTTTTTATTTAAAGATAATATTTGATAGAAAATCAGGGTGGGAAGTACTTTCTGCCCTGTTGTTATATTAAAAAATAATAGAGATAGAGTATGTATATTAATTTATTTACTATTAGGTAACGTATGAAGTGATTATGGTAATATGATTTCTTTGAATTATTATTTGATTCTGATCCATATGTCAAAGAATATATTTACGTAGTAAATATATAAGAAAATAGAGTGATAAAAAAATAGTAGTAAAAAAATAAAAAAATAGGGTTGCATAATTTAAAAAAGCTGATATAATAGATTAAGTAATGACGTTCCGCGATAGCTCAATGGTGGAGCACTCGGCTGTTAACCGATAGGTTGGAGGTTCGAGTCCTCTTCGCGGAGCCATTTTTTTATATTTTTTTAGACTATATTTTTATATTGACAGAAATGTTAATTTTGTTAAAATTAATTTATAAATTAAATATGCACGTTTAAGAAAGAATAGTAATCTGAAAGTCAATTATAGAGAGATGGTGTTTGGTGAGAATCATTATTGATTTGTGATGAATGGCGCTTTTTAGTGCAAAGGTATTTTAAGAAGAAAGATGGGCCTAAGCCAAGAAGGGTGGAACCGCGGAATTATAATTTCGTCCCTTTGTGGTTAGGGCTTTTTTTATTTTTATAAAAATGTATTTGGAGGGATAAACGATGGCAGTAGAAAAGACAATGGATAAGATTGTAGCACTTTGTAAAAACAGAGGATTTGTATTCCCAGGCTCAGATATATATGGTGGGTTAGCTAACTCATGGGATTATGGTCCTTTAGGCGTAGAATTCAAAAATAATGTAAAAAGAGCATGGTGGAAGAAATTTGTTCAAGAAAGTCCTTATAATGTAGGATTAGACTCAGCTATTTTAATGAATAGTGAAGTTTGGGTGGCATCAGGACACGTTGGTGGTTTCTCAGACCCACTAATGGATTGCAAAGAATGTAAAGCAAGATTTAGAGCAGATAAGCTGGTTGAAGATCATATGACAGCTAATGGTGCAGAAGTAGCAAGCGCTGATGGATGGTCTAATGAACAATTAAAAGAATATATTGAAAGTAATAATATAGTTTGTCCTAAATGTGGAAAAATGAATTACACAGATATAAGAAAATTTAATCTTATGTATAAAACTTTCCAAGGTGTTACTGAGGATGCTAAGTCAGAAATTTATTTACGACCTGAAACAGCACAAGGTATATTTGTTAATTTTAAGGCGGTTCAAAGAACTTCAAGAAAGAAAGTTCCGTTTGGTATAGCTCAAATAGGTAAATCTTTTAGAAATGAAATTACTCCTGGTAACTTCATATTTAGAATAAGAGAATTTGAACAGATGGAATTGGAGTTCTTCTGTAAACCAGGAACTGATTTAGAATGGCATAAATATTGGAAGGACTATTGCTGGAACTTCTTGCTAAATCTGAATGTTAAACCAGAAAACTTAAGAATGAGAGATCATGGAGAAGAGGAGTTATCATTCTACTCAAATGCAACTTCTGATATAGAATACCTATTCCCATTTGGTTGGGGAGAACTTTGGGGTATAGCAGACAGAACTGATTATGACTTGACTAAACATCAAGAACATTCAGGTCAAGATCTAAGTTATTTAGATCAAACAACTAATGAAAAATATATACCATATGTTATAGAACCATCATTAGGTGCAGATAGAGTTACATTAGCATTTTTAATTGAAGCTTATGATGAAGAAGAATTAGAGGATGGAGATGTTAGAACAGTAATGCATTTACATCCAGCATTAGCTCCATTTAAAGCAGCTGTATTACCTCTTTCTAAAAAGCTTTCTGAAAAAGCTTTAGATGTTTATGCTGAATTAAGCAAAAAGTTCAACCTTGATTTTGATGAAACAGGAAGCATAGGAAAGAGATATAGAAGACAGGATGAGATTGGAACTCCATATTGTATAACAATTGATTTTGATACTTTAGAAGATGAAGCAGTTACTATTAGAAACAGAGACACAATGGAACAAGAAAGAGTTAAGATAAGTGAATTAGAAGCTTATATACAAAAGAGCTTAGAGTTCTAATAAAAGTAATAGATTAGCCTACTAATTATTTATTAGTAGGCTATTGCAATATTTGGAGTTTGTGATTTTTGTGTTTTTATAGGAAATATACCTTATATTTATTGATTTGGGTCATTTGAGTTTCAGATAGCACAAAAGAATAATGGAAATCCATTCAATTGCATTATAATAATATACATTATGGACAATAATATGATATAAAGAGTTAATCTGGAATGAAAGTTTTCAGAGTGATATAATTATGCTTAGGCATATTTTTCTTTTAGAAAATTTACTTTACATGTAATTCTGTTTTTGCATATATTAAGTCAGCATAGGATGTTTTTATATAATAAATTATTTTAATATGGAGGATGAAGATGAGAGAGGACTTTAAAGAATTTAAAAAATTAATATCGGGAAAGAAGACCGCAGTGGTTGGAATAGGAGTGAGCAATATTCCTTTAATCAATTCTCTATTAAGTTTAGGTGCTATAGTAACAGCGTTTGATAAAAAAAATAGAGAAGAACTAGGAGATATAGCAAATGAATTTGATAATAAAGGTGTTAAATTAGAATTAGGAAGCGGATATTTAGATAACCTTAGAGGATTTGACGTAGTGTTTAAAACACCATCTATGAGAATAGATAGTGAAGCTTTAGTTAAGGCTAAAGAGGAAGGCGCATATATAACTTCAGAAATGGAGGAATTCGTCAGATATACTAAAGGAAAAGTATATGCAGTAACAGGTAGTGATGGAAAAACAACAACAACAACAATTATTTCTAAGTTATTAGAAGAAGAGGGATATAAAACATGGGTTGGAGGTAATATAGGAAATCCATTATTTTCACAAATAGAAAGTATAAATGAAAATGATAGAGTTGTATTAGAATTATCTAGCTTTCAACTCATGACCATGACTCAAGAGATAGATATAGCTATATGTACTAATTTAGCGCCTAATCATTTAGATATGCACAAAGATATGCAAGAATATATAGATGCTAAGAAGAATATTTTTTTATATCAAAGTTCCGATGGGCTTTTAGTGGTTAATAGGGAAAATGAGATTACACATGAGTTTATAAGGGAAGCACGAGGAATAGTAAAAGAATTTAGCTCTAAGAGAGAAATAGCAGATGGTGCATACTATAAAGATAATGTACTTTATCTTGAAGGAAAAGAAGTGTGTAAAAAAGATGATATAGTAATTAAAGGTATGCACAATATTGAAAACTACTTGGCAGCATTTTTGGCAACTAAGGAGGATGTCTCAATAGAAACAATGAAGAAGGTT harbors:
- a CDS encoding formate--tetrahydrofolate ligase: MKSDIQIAQEAKMEPIRNIAEKLGLCEDDIEYYGKYKCKISLEVYNKVKNNKDGKLVLVTAINPTPAGEGKSTVTVGLGQALNKLGKNAVIALREPSLGPVFGIKGGAAGGGYAQVVPMEDINLHFTGDMHAITSANNLLCAAIDNHIHQGNVLRIDSRRIVFKRVMDMNDRALRHIVVGMGGKVNGFVREDGFNITVASEIMAILCLASDLEDLKERMGNIVIAYNLDGNPVYAKELEVQGAMALLMKDAIKPNLVQTLENTPALIHGGPFANIAHGCNSIMATKLALKLGEVAVTEAGFGADLGAEKFFDIKCRYGNLKPECVVIVATIRALKHHGGIALSELNAPNVDALEKGITNLEKQIENIKKFKVTPVVAINKFITDSDEEVEFIKAFCNKIGVKVALSDVWAKGGEGGIELGNIVLDILDNNDAEFAPIYNEKESIQEKIFTIAKEIYGADKVNYTPAAKKQVAELEKFELDKLPICMAKTQYSLSDNPNLLGRPQGFEITVKEVRVSNGAGFIVVQTGDIMTMPGLPKVPAANKMDVLKSGEIIGLF
- a CDS encoding type III pantothenate kinase: MILLVDAGNTNIVLGVHDGKGYIASWRISSEANKTSDEYSIQVMQLFNLNNIDPKEITGVIVSSVVPNIMHSLENMLRKCFCHEPIIVGPGIKTGINIKYDNPKEVGADRIVNAVAAYEIYKRSVIIIDFGTATTFCAVRANGDYLGGCICPGIRISADALFERAAKLPRVELEMPKNMICKNTVSSMQAGILFGYIGQVEYIVKKMKKEMKNSKYKEEPFVLATGGLANLIAKGTDVIDKVDSELTLEGLKLLYEKNNEVENTEK
- the dusB gene encoding tRNA dihydrouridine synthase DusB → MKIGNLTFENNIFLAPMAGVTDISFRGLCKEMGCGLVYTEMVSAKALYYGSENTQALLRIADEEKPVAAQIFGREPEIMADICEKYLNSREDICIIDINMGCPAPKIVKNGEGSALMMEPDLAYQIVKAIKKVSTKPVTVKFRKGFDDDNVNAVEFAKGMEQAGVDAIAVHGRTRKQMYQGVADWDIIKKVKDSVSIPVIGNGDVFSANDAIKLKRLTNCDGIMVARGSQGNPWIFKQIVKALKGEQIEEISNKEKIEMCLKHYALALKYDGEFKAIREMRKHASWYLKGLPRSAEIKNVINSQSDSKEVIRILKKYKEEI
- the greA gene encoding transcription elongation factor GreA, yielding MSQSKQYVMTYEGVKKLETELEYLKTVKRKEITEKIKIALGYGDLSENSEYDEAKNDQAFTEGRIIQLENMLKNAVVVDESEIPSDIVSVGSKVKVKDYEFDEEVEYSIVGSAEADPMNFKISNESPVGNALVGKKVGDIVEVIIPDGVNKFEILEISRS
- the lysS gene encoding lysine--tRNA ligase, coding for MSTEEMSMQELESQYSEQEGLRRAKLTELQNAGKDPFDVYKINRTHTSEEVKANYDELEGKEVTVVGRIMSKRGQGKVVFSDIHDIDGKIQLFLKIDKVGEENLKQYKTLDLGDWVAVTGEVFKTKTEEVTVNANTFELICKSLKPLPEKWHGLKDPDLRYRQREVDIITNPEVKTTFIKRSKIISAMREFLDNKGFLEVETPILSPIAGGAAARPFITHHNTLDMDMYLRIATELYLKRLIVAGFEKVYEIGRNFRNEGMDVRHNPEFTAIELYEAYSDYNDMMEITENMVAYICEKINGTTKVTYQGTEIDFAPPWRRVTMVDVVKEHAGVDFNEIKSNEEAQAIAKEKHLEFAKPLETVTKGDVLNALYEEFGEANMIQPTFVMDYPVEISPLTKKKRGNPEFTERFEGFVFGRELCNAYSELNDPIVQRQRFEQQAKERELGDDEAYLLDEQFMSALETGMPPTGGMGMGIDRLIMFLTDSASIRDVILFPTMRPQK
- a CDS encoding glycine--tRNA ligase — its product is MAVEKTMDKIVALCKNRGFVFPGSDIYGGLANSWDYGPLGVEFKNNVKRAWWKKFVQESPYNVGLDSAILMNSEVWVASGHVGGFSDPLMDCKECKARFRADKLVEDHMTANGAEVASADGWSNEQLKEYIESNNIVCPKCGKMNYTDIRKFNLMYKTFQGVTEDAKSEIYLRPETAQGIFVNFKAVQRTSRKKVPFGIAQIGKSFRNEITPGNFIFRIREFEQMELEFFCKPGTDLEWHKYWKDYCWNFLLNLNVKPENLRMRDHGEEELSFYSNATSDIEYLFPFGWGELWGIADRTDYDLTKHQEHSGQDLSYLDQTTNEKYIPYVIEPSLGADRVTLAFLIEAYDEEELEDGDVRTVMHLHPALAPFKAAVLPLSKKLSEKALDVYAELSKKFNLDFDETGSIGKRYRRQDEIGTPYCITIDFDTLEDEAVTIRNRDTMEQERVKISELEAYIQKSLEF
- the murD gene encoding UDP-N-acetylmuramoyl-L-alanine--D-glutamate ligase; translated protein: MREDFKEFKKLISGKKTAVVGIGVSNIPLINSLLSLGAIVTAFDKKNREELGDIANEFDNKGVKLELGSGYLDNLRGFDVVFKTPSMRIDSEALVKAKEEGAYITSEMEEFVRYTKGKVYAVTGSDGKTTTTTIISKLLEEEGYKTWVGGNIGNPLFSQIESINENDRVVLELSSFQLMTMTQEIDIAICTNLAPNHLDMHKDMQEYIDAKKNIFLYQSSDGLLVVNRENEITHEFIREARGIVKEFSSKREIADGAYYKDNVLYLEGKEVCKKDDIVIKGMHNIENYLAAFLATKEDVSIETMKKVAGTFAGVEHRCELVRELDGVKYYNDSIASSPTRTLAGFRAFDEKVIVIAGGYDKHIPFEPLAYEGYPYIKELILMGATKEKIKGVFDKLEQEKGVKVDIKMAETLEEAVDIAKSIAKSGDIVTLSPACASFDMYPNFMVRGNKFKDIVKNL